Below is a window of Salinibacter grassmerensis DNA.
GCGGCTCCAATGCCGGCGGCAGTGTTGCCTCCGATGGCGTATATGTGGCCCTCGAGGGCAGCCCCCGCAAGGCCGTGCCGCGGCGTCGGCATCGGGACATGTTGTGTCCAGGCGTCCGCGTCCGGGTCGTACGCCCATGTATGTTCGTACACGCCCCCACCCTCCGAGAAGTACTCCCCGCCGAAGACATAGAGCATGCCATCGAGCGCAGCCCCTGCCAGTCCCCCAGACGGCTGGGGCAGTGGACGCAATTCGGCCCACGTGTCCGTCGCCGGATCGTACCGCTCCACCGCCCCCAGGTTGGTGACCCCGCCGTCCGTCCGGCGTCCGGCCACGACATACATATGCCCGTCAATGACCGCCCCCGTGGCACTGCTCCGGCGCGTGGGGACCGGGCGCGCGTCGCTCCAGGCGTCAGCGCCGGGGTCGTACACCAGGTGGGCACGCGATGCCCCCTCCGACGCTCCGTCGTTAGGGTGAAGACTGCCCGTCATGAGGTGAACCCGCCCCTCCACCGCGAGCGCAACCGTCTCGCCAAGTGGCCTGGGCATCGTCCCGATGCGGGCCCACTGGTCCCCATCAAACGAGTACATATCGCGCCGGAACTGGAATCCGTCGCGCAGGGTCTTCCCCACAAACCCCCCGAACCCATACACCGTGCCGTTTGTCTCCGCGAGCACGATGTGATGGCGAGGAGACGGAAGGGCTGGCCCACGTGTCCACGTCTCCGTTGACGGATCGAAGAAGGCTGTTTCCTTCAGCGTCGTGAACCGGCGATTGCTATCGGCCCCGGAGCGAAGTCCGCCCGCGACTACAATCTGGCCGTTCCACGTCGTGCAGTAGACCTCCTGGGTTGCTCGGGGCAGAGGAGCGCCGGCCTCCCATTCGGCACGGCCGACCGCCGACAGTGCGCGTTCGGGGTACAGGGCGACAGTAGCGGCCCCCGCCGTACCAAGGGCAAGGAATCGGCGCCGGGAGAGGATCATGGAGAGCACACTCCGGATGGACGCAAGCACACGCGGGTCTCAGCAGGCGTATCCGGTGGCGCATCAGATGTTTTTGCTCCTTTCCCGTACACCCGCGGCAATAGACTCTTATTGCCCCGCCCCCCCAATTGCGTCGGGGCCAGATCGACGGAGAATCCGGGACCGAACCCGCCCCTTCTTCGTTGCTACGATCTCGAAACGCATTTGCAACGATCGGGGTACCGGTCGAGTCTTTCGACCGGCACTTTCGTTCTTCATTTGCTACTGTGACAGCCCTTTTCCAAGCGACCGTTGTACCCAATGACGCCCTACGAGTTTATACAGCGCTACGACCGTGAGGAGTACAACAGTGATCCCCGGCTGGTGGAGGGGGAGTTTTTCCCATCGGCCAAGCTCGGCGTGGAGTCGGGCGATACAGTAGGGGTCGTGCTCCTCAACCTGGGCGGCCCCGACGGCGAGGAGTCCGTGGAGCCGTTCCTCTACAATTTGTTCATGGACCCGGCGATCATCGACTTCTCGGAGGTCGTTTATTTTCAGGCGCGGGGCCGCGTGCGGCAGGCATTCTCCAAGGTCATCTCGTACTTCCGGTCCAAGTCGGTCGCGGAGGATTACAAGGAGATTAGCGACGACGGAGGCTCGCCCATCAATCCGCTCACCCGCGACCAGGCCGACAACCTGGAACAGACCCTCAACGAGCAGTACGCCGCGGAGACGGGCGCCACGTTTAAAACGTACATGGCGATGCGCTACTGGGAGCCGTTCAGCGAAGACGCGGCGGCGCAGATGCAGGAGGACGACGTCGACAAGGTCGTGCTGCTCCCCCTCTATCCCCAGTACTCCAAGACGACGACCGGGGCCTCGCTCGTATACTGGCATGAGCTGGAGAAGGCGGGCGAAATTCCGGCCTGGCCCACAACCTCGGTCTTCGAGTACGCCACGTACCCGAAGTACATCGAGGCACTGAGCGACCGAATCGACGAGGGCCTGGAGCGCTTCCCCGACGATGTGCGCGACGACGTGCACCTTCTCTTCAGCGCGCACGGCACGCCCCTCTCGGAAATGAAAGACCGGGAGGACCCGTACTGCTGTCTCGTCCACTCGACGGTCAAGCACCTGATGGAGCACCGCGGGTTCGACCACGACTTCAGCACGGCCTTCCAGAGCAAGGTCGGGCCCTCGGAGTGGTTGACGCCCGCGACGGACGACACGGTGGAGGAACTGGCCGAGGAGGACGAGAACGTGCTTGTCATCCCGGTGGCGTTCGTGACCGACCACATCGAGACGAGCTACGAGCTGGCCATCGAGATTCCGGAGGATCTCGAGGAAGAGGGCGCCCCGATCCCGGAGCACTACGAGGTCATGCCGGGCCTCAACAGCCACCCCAAGTTCATCGAGACGCTGGCGGACATGACGGCCGCTCAGCTTCAGTTGCCGAACGCGGAGACCCCGACGCCGGCCTCCGAGCGCCCCTGCTGCCAGGTTCAGAACCGCGACATCCGGTGCCACCAGTGTCAGCACGTGGCCGAGGCCACCGACTGGAGTGCCTCGGGAGAGGAGCAGGCGCGCGAATTGGAAACGGCGTAGGCTTCTGGGGGATCGTGGGCGGGCACAAGGGCTGCGGTGTCCCGGAGGGATGTGTCGGCTACTTGCTCGACTGACCCCCCAGGGACGGAAGAGCCTCGTGGGACGGCCATTCGGCCGGAGACGTGAGGCGCAGCGAGGCCGTCACGGCGCAGTGGTCGGACGGGGGACGGGGCGCGCCGCACCATCGCTTCGTGCCCACCACCTCGAAGAATTGAGGGGGATAGAAGATGTGGTCGATCTTTCGGGCAGGAGTGTCGGCCGGATAAGTGGCGCTCGCCGTGTCGGCCGAGGCGGTATTGACGGCCGAACGCAGGTCTGTGCCGTCCAGCACGTACTGCATCGTCGCATCCTTCGCTCCTGCCTGTCCAGTCTCCCCGTCGGACGAGAGGGAACTGTTGAAGTCGCCGAGCAGAAGCGCCGGGATGCCATTGCTGGCGAGGCGACGGTAGAGGTCGTTGACGATGCGGGCCTGTTTCTCGCGCGTTCCAACGTCAAAGGCTTCCAGGTGCACGTTGATGACCGCAAGCGGGTGGCCACCCACATCGACCACTCCGACCTGCGCCAGGCGGTCAAGATAGAACGCGTCCCGGAAGAACGGCTGCGACGGACGCGGAAGTGTCGTCCGGGCGTGCCGCCGCACGGGACGGTGGCTGAGGACGGCCTGTCCGGACAGGGTGCGCCCAAAATGCACGGCGGGCCGGCCGTACGGAAACGGCAGGTACCGCTCGTCCCAGTTCACGGCTTGTGCCGCGCCCGCGTACCCGAGACGCGCGGCGAGGGTGTCGAGCTGGTGGACGTGTGCGGCCCGAGCCCCTCCGAAGTCGATCTCTTGGAGGCCAACGATGTCGGGGGCCGCCTCTTGGAGGAAGCCAACGGCCTGGTCCATATTCGCGTAGAACAGGCTGTCGGGGCGCACCACCGGCTCGTTGTTTCTCATGCCCGAGAGGTAGCCGATGTTATAGGTCGTCACCGTGAGCGTGTCCGGCTGTGTCGTGTCGGGCTCCGCCGTGTAGGTTCGAACCTGCGCGAGTTCGTCCCCGGACAGCGCCCCGGAACTCGCCCAGACGAAAAACCCGGCGACGCCGAGGAGGACCCCGCCGACAACGAGTCCAACAATTTGAGCTGCTCGTTTCATCACTCTGACGTTGGCCAATGCGTATCGGATGGAATCGGGCCGGATCTGGACCTGCCGCTGACCTGCTTTTCCGCCCTCCACTCACCGGATGGGACGTGCTGAAGCGAACGCTCGTGACGCTGGGCCTCCTGCTTTTTGCCGTTGAGGGGCGGTCCGCACGAGCACAGTCTCCCCGGGCGGCACTGGAGTCGCTCACAGGCCACTGGAGAGGACCGTTTGTGGTGTATGCCCGCGACGGGGAACAGGTCGACTCCCTCTCGGCAGAACACCGATACCGATGGGAGGACGACGTGCAAGTGGGCGCCCAGGTGGATCGGTATCCGGACGGGCGTGTCGTCCGGAAGACAGCGCGCAATTACGTGACCGACGACGGGACGCTGATCTGTGAGGTCGACCCGCCCGACGGCGCGACCATCACGTATCGCGGCCAGGTGTCCGACGGGGCCATCGTCTGGCACCGGAAGACCGACACCGGGGTCGTCGAGAGTTTTCGGGAGCGCGTGGTCGATACGCCCACAGGCCCGGAGTACCGGATCGATGGCTTTGGTGTCTACCCGGACGAGGACGGGACGCGGAGCTATCTTCATTTTGTCGGACGGTATCGGGCCGTTCACCAGGATGTCTCGACGGACCGGGAGTAGTCTTGGGGGGGCGGGAGGACGGCAATGCGGACCCGCCGATTGCGGCGGCGCCCACGGGCCGTCGCGTTGGACGCGACCGGGTCCGTGGCTCCGTAGGCGAGGGCGGCAAACTGAGACGGGGCGAGGGCGCTGTGGGCAATGAGGTAGCGAACGACCGCCGTGGCCCGCGCCGCCGAGAGCTCCCAGTTCGATGCGAACCGTTCCTGTAGGTCTTCGCTCAAGGGCGTGTCGTCGGCATGCCCCTCGACCCGGACCGACCGCGTGGCGTAGGCCATTTCCAGGTGGCCAGTCATGGCCCGGAGCCGCTTTTTCCCCGCCGCCGTGAGGGTGGCCGTGCTGGACTCGAACAATGAGTCGGCCGGAAGCACGCGCACCGTGCGCCCTCCCTGCCGGCGTATCTGTGCCTCGTAGGTCCGGCGGTTCAGTCGGTCCTTTAGGACACGCAGGTCGCGGTAGTACTGCCCCGTCGCCACGTCGTCGCGGAACCTCAGTGAGTCCTCCACGCGACGAAGGCGGCTACGCAACGTGGCATTCTCGGCCCGGAGAGAGTCCAGGCGCGACGCGGGAGATGCCCCGGGAAGCTGTGTCGTGGCGCACCCGCCCAGCCCGGGGAGGACAGCAGCAAGACCAACGAAGAGAAGAAGAGAGCGCATCGGGGGGAGCGGCGGCGAGGCAGACCCGGACGTGACGCTACGAAGCGGAGGTAGTAGGCTTTTTCCCGGCGGCCGATGGGCTCCAGGCCAAGAGCGCGAGCACGGCCCCAAACCCGACCAGGGCGAGAAGCACGACCGCCCCGATCGGCTCACCGGCCTCGGGGGCCCGCAGGACACGTTCGGCCCCACCGTAGGGCCAGAGGGCCCGGAGCGCCCCGGCAATCAGGCCCACGAGCGCCGCCATCGTCGCGTCGTGGCGGTGCGTAAGAAGCAGGTCGAGCAGTTTCGCAAACGCGCCGATCCCTACGGCCGCCCCGGCACAGAACGTGAGCACGTACCCCCAATCGAGCGCATTGACCGCCTCGAGCGTGGGGGCGTAGATGCCCAGCGCCTCCAGCAAGAACGCCCCGCTCACGCCGGGAAGAATCATGGCACAGATTGCAACCATGGCCGAACAGAAGACCCGAATTAGGCTTGGGTCCGACACGGCAAGGGCAGGGAGGCTGGTCAAGAAAAACGCCCCGGCGGCACAGGCGAGGCCGATGCCCACCCGGACGCTCGTGACCCGCTCGATGCGACGGGCGGGGATCAGGAGCGACGCGGCCACGAGCCCAAAGAAGAGTCCCCGCATGGGCGCCGGGTACGCCTCCATCAGAGGGGGAATCACCCTCGCCCCCCCAAGAATGGCAACCACGATGCCGCCCAGGAGAGGCCCGATGAGACGCCACGGCACCGCCGTCCAGTGTTGCCAAGCAGCCGTACGGTCGAGGCGTAGTGCCGCTCCCCCAAACGACACCACCGAACTGAGCCCCCCTACCAACCGCTCGTAGATGCCGACGATGAGGGCCATCGTGCCACCGCTGACGCCCGGGATCACGTCGGCACCGCCCATCAGCACGCCGTACAACACGTAGCGGACGAAGGTGAACGGGGCGGTGGGCATGCAGGGGACGGGTGGATTCGGCAAGAAGCCGCAGGCGCGGACGCGGCGCTCGTTGCAACAATCCGGACAGGAGGGCTACGAATCGAGGTCAAGAAGCCGCCGGACGCGATCGTTGTCGTAAAGGGTGGGGTAGGCCTTCTGAAACTCCTCCTTCTTTGCGGGGTCGAGCTGAAAGGCCGTCTTAAGTGCCCGGATGCTTTCGTCCGCCCGCCCGAGCGCCAGAAGGGCCTTCGCCTGGCGGAAGTATGTATTGGCACTTTTCGGGTCGAGCTCCAGGGCCTGCCGGTACGCCTCCAACGCCTCCTCGGGCTGCTCCTTCTCCAAAAGCGTCTCGGCGTAGCCCGTCCAGGCATGCTCGTTCGATTCATCGAGCCGCACGGCGTGCTGGTAGGACTCCAGTGCTTCGTCGAGCTTCCCCAGCTTGTACGCACAGTCGGCCCGCGCCGTCCAGAACTTCGGCACGTTCGCGTCCAGGTTCACGGCGTAGCGGAAGCATTCGAGCGCCTCTTCCGGACGCTCGTCCGTGTCGAAGCAACAACCGAGACCGTACCACGCCTCCGGATAGTTCGATTTGAGGTCGAGCGTCTTCTCGTAGTAGGTGCGCGCTGCGCGGAGGTCGCCCTGCTCCTCGTATGCAAGCGCGAGGTTGTAGTAGGTCGCCGCGTCCGGGCCTTCGAGCTCCAGCACGCGCTCGTAGCTCTCGATGGCCGCCTCCAGGTCCCCCTGGTTCGCTTCCGCGTTGCCGCGATTGTAGTAGGCTGAGGCAAACTCATCGTGGATTGCAAGGGCCATGTCGTAGCTTTCTACCGCCTCCCCGAAGCGACCCAGCCGGTTGAGCACAATGCCCCGGTTGTACCAGGCATCCTTCGAGTACGGGTCGATGTCGAGGTGATTGTCGTACGCCTCCACGCTCTTCTCGTCTTCGCCGAGCCGGTCGTAGCAGTAGCCCAGCTCGTACCACACCTCCGGGTGCTCCGGATAGACGTCTGCACACCGTTCGAACGCTTCCACCGCCGCCTCCAGTTGCTCGTCCCGCTCCAGCGTGACCCCAAGGTTGAAGAGGGCCTCCCCGTGCAGCGGGTTAATTGAGAGCGCCTCGTCGTAGGCCTCCAAGGCCTCGTCCACCCGCCCCAGACTGTCGAGCGTAATTCCGAGATTAATGAGCGTCTCGGTGTCGGTCGGGTTCACGTCGAGGGCCTGTTCGTAGGCCTCCAGGGCCTCTTCCGGGCGGCCCAAGTTGTTCAGGAGAATGCCGCGCCGCATCCAGGCATCGGAGGTATAGGGGTGAAGCTCGATGAGGCGGTCGATGACCTCGAGGGCCCTCTCCATCTCTCCCTCCTCGAAGTAAAACGAAGCAATCTCTTCGAGGTCGCCGGAGTCGAAGTACGCGGACGGGTCATTTTCGTACGCGGCCACGAGATCTTCGAGGGGGTCCTCATGCGAGGAGTCCTCGGAGTCATCGAAGCCAAAGTCGAACGTGTTCATACCACACCAGTACGTGAGTAGGAAGTGTACACGGTCGTCACCGAATCGTCGTGCCGACGGCCACGGCCGACATCCGCTCCTAAAGTATAATGCCTCCGCGGAGGAACTTGCAAAGACGACGCCTGCGTGCTACGGCCGGTCGTCGTGGGACGGATGCCCGTTCGGACACGAAATCAATTCTCATGTCTTGGGGTCACGATGCTGCTTCTTACCTTCGAAGGCATTGACGGAAGCGGGAAGAGCACGCAGGCCCGTCGGCTCGACGAATACCTCCAGGAGCACGGGCACGAGACCCTTCTCGTCCGCGAGCCCGGGGGTACCGAGTTGTCTGAGCAGGTTCGCTCTGTTCTATTAGAGCCTGACTTAAACGTCCATCCGATGGCAGAGTTGCTTCTGTTCTCGGCCGCCCGGACGCAACTGGTTACTGAGCGCATCCGTCCGGCGTTGGAGGCGGGCCGGATTGTCATCTGCGACCGCTTCTACGACTCGACCACGGCCTATCAGGGGGCCGGCCGGAACGTCGCCGACCCGGAGTGGCTCCAGTCTTTTCACCACCGCGTGACGGACGGCCTCGTTCCCGACCGCACCTACCTCGTGGAAACCGACCCCGAGACCGCCCGTGCTCGGCGCACCGAAGATGACGCGGCCGGCGACCGCATGGAGGCCGAGGACACGGCGTTTTATCACCGCGTTGCGGCGGCCTACGATGCGCTCGCCGACGAGCACTCCGCCCGCATTCGTCGGCTCGATGGACACCGGTCCATCGACGCCCTGCACGCCGAAATTCGGCGTGACGTGGGCACGTTGCTGGACGGCACCCCCGGAACCCCCCATACCGCCACCGGTTCATCTGAAACGTGAGCAGGCCCGCTGCGTCGGGGACGCACCTGCTCTCTCAGCCCCACGATCTGACGTCCCCTTCTGCTGTCGAACACAGGCCCACCAGTGGCATGTCGACCCTTCCCCAACAGAAGATCGACGAGGTCCGCTCCATCTTCCAGGCCTTCCTCAAAAAGCGCAACAAGCGACAGACGCCCGAGCGCTTCGCCGTTCTGGAAGAGATCTACCAGACGGAAGACCACATCGACGCCGACGAGCTGTACGTCCGGCTGAAGCAGGACGGGACCGAGGTGAGCCGCGCCACGGTCTACAACACCCTAGAGCTACTGCTGGAGTGCGACCTCGTGGTGCGTCACCAGTTCGGGAAGAACCAGGCCAAGTACGAACGGGCCTACAGCTATTGGCAGCACGACCACCTCATCTGCATGGACTGCAACGAGCTGTTCGAGTTCTGCGACCCGCGGCTCCAGAGCATTCAGGAGATGGTGGCCGACATCTACGAGTTTGAGATCAAGCACCACTCGCTGAACATGTACGGCCACTGCATCCGCGAGAACTGCCCGAACCGAGCCGACGACTCGGACCGGGAAGAGGCGGACTCCGCCGACAAGACGACCGCAAAGAAGGCCGCGACGAACGAGGCAGAGTCGTAGAACACTCGTCACCGCTCCGAGCGAAACGTACCTCACCTGTTCAGGAACCATCTGTGGGCCCGCAGATGCCTACACCGCAGGCCCACCTCTTCTCCGTCGTCACGGTGCTTTTTCGTTCGGTCGGCCCCCGGCAGCCGACCTGATTCTCTTCCGGCACGTCGGCGCCACTCTCTGATGGAGGTCGGTACGGAGCGCGTCCTCGGAAGCTGTTTCGTCCACTTCCACCCGCTCAGCAAGAATCTGTCTGTTCCGAGCGGGAAAACGTCACCTCGTCGTCCGAGTCTACCGGCTCATCCTGCAGATTTACCGTCGCGAGGACGTACGGGGACGTGAGCACCTGCGAGACCGCACATGTGTCGTCCGGCATGGTCTCGGTGAACTCGACGCGCATCGTGCCCTCATCTTCGTTGGCCATCACCCGGTCAATGTCAACCGAATGCCCGCCGGTTGACCGTTCGCCCAGCACGATGCCCACGACCGCCTGCGTCTCAAAATCGACCTGAGGCGGATCCGGGGGCGTGTCCCCACCCGCGCTGTTCGAGCCTCCGTGCAGCTTCGCCCAGAAGGCAGCGAGGTCCTCTTCACTCCGGAGGACAACCCGCGTGCCCTCGACGATGTTGCTGTATCCCCCCTGGTCGATTTTCTCGGTATCCACGGTCCCGGTCGCGATCGTTTGCGTTTTCACTTTGGTGTCGAAGCCCGCCTCGTCGGTCGTATCGGGACCTACACTGTTGCATCCCCCCATCAGTAGGAAGAGCGTCCCCAAAACGAGAGGGGCTTTCAGGAAGGTCCACCGTCCAGTTCGAAGAGAACCATCGTGGTGCATGGCGGGAAGATCGTCAATTTAGGGAACGGGCTCGATTGTCTCTGTGCCTCCGTGTATTCTTACACGTCCCCTCCTCTCAACACACAGGTGGGGGATCTGCCAGCTTTTTTTGCCTCTGGCTCCGGCACGCATCCTACACTCGGCCCACCCTCGCGGACCTACACGCTTATGAATGGGATTTCTGTTCAGAGCCTCGTCGTCTCCCTCACGATCGTCGCGGCGGGATGCCTGGGGGCGTACCTACTGTATCATGCCATCCGGTGGCTGAGCCGACGAGCCGACCGCG
It encodes the following:
- a CDS encoding endonuclease/exonuclease/phosphatase family protein → MKRAAQIVGLVVGGVLLGVAGFFVWASSGALSGDELAQVRTYTAEPDTTQPDTLTVTTYNIGYLSGMRNNEPVVRPDSLFYANMDQAVGFLQEAAPDIVGLQEIDFGGARAAHVHQLDTLAARLGYAGAAQAVNWDERYLPFPYGRPAVHFGRTLSGQAVLSHRPVRRHARTTLPRPSQPFFRDAFYLDRLAQVGVVDVGGHPLAVINVHLEAFDVGTREKQARIVNDLYRRLASNGIPALLLGDFNSSLSSDGETGQAGAKDATMQYVLDGTDLRSAVNTASADTASATYPADTPARKIDHIFYPPQFFEVVGTKRWCGAPRPPSDHCAVTASLRLTSPAEWPSHEALPSLGGQSSK
- a CDS encoding Kelch repeat-containing protein; translated protein: MILSRRRFLALGTAGAATVALYPERALSAVGRAEWEAGAPLPRATQEVYCTTWNGQIVVAGGLRSGADSNRRFTTLKETAFFDPSTETWTRGPALPSPRHHIVLAETNGTVYGFGGFVGKTLRDGFQFRRDMYSFDGDQWARIGTMPRPLGETVALAVEGRVHLMTGSLHPNDGASEGASRAHLVYDPGADAWSDARPVPTRRSSATGAVIDGHMYVVAGRRTDGGVTNLGAVERYDPATDTWAELRPLPQPSGGLAGAALDGMLYVFGGEYFSEGGGVYEHTWAYDPDADAWTQHVPMPTPRHGLAGAALEGHIYAIGGNTAAGIGAATSSAVERLSPTAN
- the tmk gene encoding dTMP kinase, producing the protein MLLLTFEGIDGSGKSTQARRLDEYLQEHGHETLLVREPGGTELSEQVRSVLLEPDLNVHPMAELLLFSAARTQLVTERIRPALEAGRIVICDRFYDSTTAYQGAGRNVADPEWLQSFHHRVTDGLVPDRTYLVETDPETARARRTEDDAAGDRMEAEDTAFYHRVAAAYDALADEHSARIRRLDGHRSIDALHAEIRRDVGTLLDGTPGTPHTATGSSET
- a CDS encoding protease complex subunit PrcB family protein → MHHDGSLRTGRWTFLKAPLVLGTLFLLMGGCNSVGPDTTDEAGFDTKVKTQTIATGTVDTEKIDQGGYSNIVEGTRVVLRSEEDLAAFWAKLHGGSNSAGGDTPPDPPQVDFETQAVVGIVLGERSTGGHSVDIDRVMANEDEGTMRVEFTETMPDDTCAVSQVLTSPYVLATVNLQDEPVDSDDEVTFSRSEQTDSC
- the hemH gene encoding ferrochelatase; its protein translation is MTPYEFIQRYDREEYNSDPRLVEGEFFPSAKLGVESGDTVGVVLLNLGGPDGEESVEPFLYNLFMDPAIIDFSEVVYFQARGRVRQAFSKVISYFRSKSVAEDYKEISDDGGSPINPLTRDQADNLEQTLNEQYAAETGATFKTYMAMRYWEPFSEDAAAQMQEDDVDKVVLLPLYPQYSKTTTGASLVYWHELEKAGEIPAWPTTSVFEYATYPKYIEALSDRIDEGLERFPDDVRDDVHLLFSAHGTPLSEMKDREDPYCCLVHSTVKHLMEHRGFDHDFSTAFQSKVGPSEWLTPATDDTVEELAEEDENVLVIPVAFVTDHIETSYELAIEIPEDLEEEGAPIPEHYEVMPGLNSHPKFIETLADMTAAQLQLPNAETPTPASERPCCQVQNRDIRCHQCQHVAEATDWSASGEEQARELETA
- a CDS encoding DUF368 domain-containing protein produces the protein MPTAPFTFVRYVLYGVLMGGADVIPGVSGGTMALIVGIYERLVGGLSSVVSFGGAALRLDRTAAWQHWTAVPWRLIGPLLGGIVVAILGGARVIPPLMEAYPAPMRGLFFGLVAASLLIPARRIERVTSVRVGIGLACAAGAFFLTSLPALAVSDPSLIRVFCSAMVAICAMILPGVSGAFLLEALGIYAPTLEAVNALDWGYVLTFCAGAAVGIGAFAKLLDLLLTHRHDATMAALVGLIAGALRALWPYGGAERVLRAPEAGEPIGAVVLLALVGFGAVLALLAWSPSAAGKKPTTSAS
- a CDS encoding OmpA/MotB family protein: MRSLLLFVGLAAVLPGLGGCATTQLPGASPASRLDSLRAENATLRSRLRRVEDSLRFRDDVATGQYYRDLRVLKDRLNRRTYEAQIRRQGGRTVRVLPADSLFESSTATLTAAGKKRLRAMTGHLEMAYATRSVRVEGHADDTPLSEDLQERFASNWELSAARATAVVRYLIAHSALAPSQFAALAYGATDPVASNATARGRRRNRRVRIAVLPPPQDYSRSVETSW
- a CDS encoding tetratricopeptide repeat protein is translated as MNTFDFGFDDSEDSSHEDPLEDLVAAYENDPSAYFDSGDLEEIASFYFEEGEMERALEVIDRLIELHPYTSDAWMRRGILLNNLGRPEEALEAYEQALDVNPTDTETLINLGITLDSLGRVDEALEAYDEALSINPLHGEALFNLGVTLERDEQLEAAVEAFERCADVYPEHPEVWYELGYCYDRLGEDEKSVEAYDNHLDIDPYSKDAWYNRGIVLNRLGRFGEAVESYDMALAIHDEFASAYYNRGNAEANQGDLEAAIESYERVLELEGPDAATYYNLALAYEEQGDLRAARTYYEKTLDLKSNYPEAWYGLGCCFDTDERPEEALECFRYAVNLDANVPKFWTARADCAYKLGKLDEALESYQHAVRLDESNEHAWTGYAETLLEKEQPEEALEAYRQALELDPKSANTYFRQAKALLALGRADESIRALKTAFQLDPAKKEEFQKAYPTLYDNDRVRRLLDLDS
- a CDS encoding Fur family transcriptional regulator, producing MSTLPQQKIDEVRSIFQAFLKKRNKRQTPERFAVLEEIYQTEDHIDADELYVRLKQDGTEVSRATVYNTLELLLECDLVVRHQFGKNQAKYERAYSYWQHDHLICMDCNELFEFCDPRLQSIQEMVADIYEFEIKHHSLNMYGHCIRENCPNRADDSDREEADSADKTTAKKAATNEAES